In the genome of Raphanus sativus cultivar WK10039 chromosome 9, ASM80110v3, whole genome shotgun sequence, the window TGGGCAACACTTCGCCTGTTCCTGTGACTGATCTCGTCACTATCCTTGAGAGGCTTTTGAAAGTGAAGGCGAAGAGGAACGTTGTGAAGATGCCGAGGAATGGGGATGTGCCGTTCACTCATGCTAACATCAGTTCGGCGCAGAGGGAGCTTGGTTATAAGCCTACCACTGATCTTCAGACGGGTCTTAAGAAGTTTGCTAGATGGTATTTGGGTTACTACAATGGCGGAAAGAAAGCTGCGAGCTGATTTTGATTCATTATCGATGCGATCCTGTTCTTGACTTGTGTTTGTTGTAGCTGTGTAAGCccctcttttttctttctttttttttttttttctgattctgAGATTCTTGTGATTGTTTCCACTTGCTCCTCCTTTTGTTGTCTTTCTTCCTTCTCCGTATATGTTTCTAAGCATCCATTTATACTCCACGAGAGAAGCATAAACTGAGATTATTACTTTTCTTTgtccttttatatatatatatatatatcctgcTCACAGCACTATACTTATTTAGCTCTCAGTTCTCTTGATCGTATGGGTACGTAGCATAAGATTCAATGGAGATTTCATTATTATATACCTTCTCTTAACAGTAAACAAGGAAGAGGAACAGATATCATATCATGATTAACGAAATATAGAACtcatcaaaacaaaaccaaaaaaggTAGCAAGTCTTCCTCTAGCCCCAAAGCTGTACTTATTAAGCAACCAGGGTGCTAGCTTCTTATAGTAGCGAGCGAGTTGCTGAATCCTACTGCACTTGGAATCATTTGTCCTTCCTGTTCCTCTCTAGATGCTTACGGCCTTCTTAATAAGGTGGTAAAGGTGGATCAAGAGCAAGGCCATGGGGCTTTGAGTATCCTAAAGATCTCTTCTCTTGCTTGACCTGAGGAATCCCGTGAGAGTCCCAGAGAATAACACACAAGTGGAAGGCGTCAAATCCCTTTTTGGCAATTCAATTACTACTACATTTTTGAGTCCGTATTACTTTTTTATTCTCTTTCAgatttctctgtttctttctcAGAGTAATTTGGAGACATAAGAACAGTATTTTTTTCCGAGAAACCCAAAATGTCAAAAAAGTTGAAAGACACTTGAGGTGACAAAGAAGAAACTTCAACCTTTCCTGTCATTAATTCTTTCGCTTGCTCACTAAGATACTCCTCATTTAGTCAACTAAAGGAAGGACTcaacagaaaaacaaaataaaaaacatccGACTTCCTTTCTATTGCAGTAAAAGTCTTAGACAGACTGCGACGTTGGAGCTTCCCACAGCTTCACTTTCTTGTCAACCCCTGCTGTCGCTAATACCTGCGCCTTTCTCTCCCCTGAAACAACCAAACTCCCAACTGTTCAGAATATATTGTCACATTTATCACTAACATCTGCTACACAGGTTGATGGATACATACCAACTGTCATTGCCTTGGGTGCCCATGAAATGCATGTGATATCCCCTGCAAAAAGAGTGTTTAGCTTTTACTCTGGAAAGGTTTTAAAACAGAACTTTTTTCCAAGGGTAGGAAGAAGAATCACCTTCGTGGGCTTTCTCAGCAGTGTCCAGAACACTTCCAGTTTCAGCACATAACCACTGCAATGTGGAACCATGGGTGGCTGCCAATATTTTCCCCTCCGGGCACAAACTGAGCCGATCATAGTGCAACGGGTTTCCCCCCGCATCGCAAAGTGGAATCGGGAACACCTTCAAAGTCTTTGGATCCTCATCCATATGATACCGGACTTCAAAATCAAATTCACACCCAATGCCTTTCATCAGTTTATTATATGTGtgataaaataaagaataatgCATTCTATCCCAGACACAGGCTACGAGGAATCTGCTCACATGTGGATATATAAGCATTATACTAACCATTGATGTTCCAGAGTCTTATTGAACCATCTTTAGAAGCGGTAATGATTTTGTCAGAGTTTGGAGAAAAGCATAACCAAGTCACTGCACTCTGGATGGCATAGCGTAGCACATAGCATAGGTTTAAACAACAAAACATTTCAAGAGAGGGAGTCTAGAAGTGGATCATAGGATTATTATACCTTGTGGCCTTTGAGTTGCATAACTCTTGAAACCTCCTTGACGGAACCATCTTTCTGATACACAATTTCCCAGACCTAGAGAAAAAGCACACGTACAAAGTAGTAAGTCACGCATACATACACTCAACAACCTAAGGAATAACATAATggttgtaaaaaataaataaatcaccACCGACCTTGACATCAGCGGTAAATGCAGCAGCAGCTAAAAACCGTCCATTAGGTGAGACAGCAGCCATGTGGTTCTTCAACTGGTTTGTATCAACATGTCCCAAATTCTTCCCAGTTTTCCCATGCCAAAGTATGATATCAGTCCCTGTGgggtttttaagaaaattcACTTTGCATCAAATTCAATAGTCATAGCTATCTGAGGCCACACACACCCTCTAACAATTTATAACTATAACTAGAGATTCTCTGCAGTAATGTGTTAAATTATCTGAGGCCTGCCACATACCTTCGGAACAAGAGGCAATGACAGTACTTCCATCAGCAGTACCGTAAGTGGCGGTAGCTCCAGAGATGGTAAGGACAGATCTCTTGTCATGGATATTATGGCGCTCCCATTTGATGGAAGGAAGAGGAAGCTTGGACTGGTTCTCCGTTTTCTTTTCTTCACCGTACATGTAGAGAGACGAACCAGACATAGTATGACAAGACACGACAATAGAGGAGGCATCATCTGCAAATGACACAGCGGTCGGATGTCCTCCAGCTTGAAGATTGATCCTTAAAAatctgcaagaaaaaaaaagaattaagagAGTAAGATTCAAGAGAAAACATCAACCAAAGTGTATTGAGAAGATATATATACTTGAAGCTTTTGCTTGAGGCATCATCTAGCTTGAAAACTCTGATGACTCCATCACCGCAAGCTAATCAACAGAAACAGTTGGTTATAACTTACTAAAATCAACAAAAATGTGAAGCTATATAGCATGTTTTGGGGAAAGACCTGTGGCTAAGCTCTTTCCATCAGATGAGAAAGAGAGGGCATTAACGGAATCACCGTGTCCTTTCAACGTGTTCAAGTCTAGAGGATGATGACGCTTGTTCTGATTCTGccattattaattaaaaatataaatgtcaaACTTAACTCATTTCAAATCcctaaaagcaaaaatgaagaagatgatacCTTGTCGGTGGCGTGAGATTTGGGATGATTCTTCTTGGGATTGGATTTGGGAACAACCCGGATCGGAGCTTCCTGAGGCTCCGCTTTGGCCATGGAATGCACCTCCGATGTCCGCTTCCTCAAGTAGCTGCCGAAGAAGAAGACGGCTATCAACGCACCGATAACAACAGATGCGATGCCTACGGTAAGGATCGAATCCATCTTTCTAATTTTACTAATCGAATCGCGAAGGATCCACTGATCAACGATGATGAGTAGAAGAAGAGGATGGAGTAGCAGCGGTGCCGGTGTGTTTGTAGAGCAAATGAAGTCATTGGGCCGGGATtgagaaaataatatttgtacTATGGGTCTTTGGATTGATAaccttacaaaaaaaaagcccCACTTAAACATTCCGCTATTTTTTAGcgataaaaattcaaaaataaatcgCCCACCGTGGGGGACCACAAGGTTAAGAGCCTtgcgctctaccaactgagctagacgGGCTTTGTTACTTCTGTTCTTAATACAGATAATATATATCTTTAGGATTACAAATTTTATGCTATGTTGTAAGTTTATACCATTACATAAAAAGATTCAACACTAAAATAACGGATATTCAAAAGAAATTTTGGACTGATTAGTTTcataatatttacaatattcaTTTACATTTATATACGTGTTTGTGTGTCTAAATATAAACTTACGTATTACTATGTGGATTATGCACTTATATTTAAAACCAAAACTCACTACTATAATATCTACATCGAAATGATCAAATTGGTTCACTGAATTAACTTTCACAGAGGCGTGTATCTTGTCACCTTGTTTAACAAATAAGTTAAAGTACGTGTTAGATCAAGTACCATATAGAACTGATATAATGTTATAAACATTCATGTTACACTAATGAGCATTAATATATACTAGGTGATCACACGCACCCTGTGCGGAGTGAACATaccaaaagaaattataaattttaattagagatattgaaaacataaaaatgacatattatatttggtataaTTAGCATAAGTAATGTTGATATACAGATTAATGTAAGGAAAACCAATTTGGGATTAGAagtttattgaatttttcaattaacaaaaaaaattattgaagtATCCggataatgataattttattatggTTGACAAATGTAATTGTCTTATTATCGAAGTTAAATCGTTATACTTCATTAAAATCATACTGATTTTGAAGTACATAAAAGTTGTAagaaagaatataaataaattgaagtaaatttaGTGGGTTTATTAGGACTCAAAATTGTAAAAGAGATCCTTTACTAAAAAATTATTGAAGTATCCggataatgataattttattatggTTGACAAATGTAATTGTCTTATTATCGAAGTTAAATCGTTATACTTCATTAAAATCATACTGATTTTGAAGTACATAAAAGTTGTAagaaagaatataaataaattgaagtaaatttaGTGGGTTTATCGAACATATCCATTATGATTCAAAATACATATgagtttcttttgatttttcttttatttataaagaatgtttttactaaaaaatcTTGATGGGACATGAGATCATGGGCTACGGTTCGAATGTTGGATTCGATCTCTTTTCTCATCACctgatatatttagatattgcCACAAAGTAATGTTGTAAATCCCTAATTGTTCGTCGATTTCTAGAcaattatataaagtattatatgtGTAGGGCAAAAATTGAGAAATCCACattaaaaatgatgtttttcttaaatttaatcggaaataattatatgaatttccaaatttaatgtctgtcaccatttatgataatttcgTAAAACATTTATTGCACAAAATTAAAAGATTGGAAGAAATCTAATACGAAAttcctttttaaaatgtattttataatatttcaagattgctcataaatttttatatacaacattttgattttacaatataaaacagtttatattatctcaaaataaatatcatgtatcccataaaatacaaaaattattaataaaaataaaagtcacatacCAAAGTTTTATAATCATAGTTTCCAGTCCCTAAAGAATTGTAtgaatcataaaaaaattaaacactataaaaatatgaatcgtatatatatagtcaaaactctATCATTTGTGACTAATATATAAGACTATCCTATTAATTTCATTTAggattataattttagatttcaagagaataatagaaagtattataaaCATATGGCGAAAAATAAGGAATTACACATTAAAAATGGTTTGTTCTTTAAATTTAGtcgaaaagaattatataaatttccaaaTTAAATGTCTATCAACAGTATTATTGCAAAAATTTAAGGGaatgcaaaaaaataatatggatttcctttttgaatgtaagctcataatgttttatatacgactttgattttacaatataaagcaGTTTGTATTGTCCAatcacaaaataaatatcatgtatctcataaactaaaaaatattattcaaaacaaATGTCATGTACTAAAGATTTATAGAAGAACATAATTATGATTCTTGTATATTTTCTAATCTCTTAAAAAATGTCTTGTATCATTTATTAATCGTAAAgaagttaaatattataataatatgaattgtatatatagtcaaaactctatcagttgtgactatatatattagGCTATCCTATTAATTTCGTATATGATTATAATCAGAGATTTTCAGATAattatagaaagtattatatgcaTATGGCATAAATTAAGGAAGTCCACATTAAAGATTGATATTTGCCTTAAATTTAATCAgaaagaattatataaatttccattttaaatatatatgtcatcatttatgataattttgtaatcaaaagtatttttgcaaaaattTAGGGATtgcaataaatttaatatggaattcctttttgaatgtattttataattttcaagatttctcataaatttttatataagacattttgatattata includes:
- the LOC108827821 gene encoding uncharacterized protein LOC108827821 — translated: MDSILTVGIASVVIGALIAVFFFGSYLRKRTSEVHSMAKAEPQEAPIRVVPKSNPKKNHPKSHATDKNQNKRHHPLDLNTLKGHGDSVNALSFSSDGKSLATACGDGVIRVFKLDDASSKSFKFLRINLQAGGHPTAVSFADDASSIVVSCHTMSGSSLYMYGEEKKTENQSKLPLPSIKWERHNIHDKRSVLTISGATATYGTADGSTVIASCSEGTDIILWHGKTGKNLGHVDTNQLKNHMAAVSPNGRFLAAAAFTADVKVWEIVYQKDGSVKEVSRVMQLKGHKSAVTWLCFSPNSDKIITASKDGSIRLWNINVRYHMDEDPKTLKVFPIPLCDAGGNPLHYDRLSLCPEGKILAATHGSTLQWLCAETGSVLDTAEKAHEGDITCISWAPKAMTVGERKAQVLATAGVDKKVKLWEAPTSQSV